In Falco biarmicus isolate bFalBia1 chromosome 5, bFalBia1.pri, whole genome shotgun sequence, a single genomic region encodes these proteins:
- the LOC130149736 gene encoding protein NYNRIN-like isoform X1, with product MGELLLVPEAEFNLLGRDLIVELQLEIKVKNQELTVSAYPLTVDDQKQINPDVWYSPDTISRLEIPPIKIQISEPHIPVRVRQYPISLEGRRGLKPEIDRLLAQGILEPCMSPFNTPILPVKKPNGKYRLVHDLREINKRTITRFPVVANPYTLLSKLGPHNSWYSVADLKDAFWACPLAEECRDYFAFEWEDIETGRRQQLRWTVLPQGFTESPNLFGQALEELLKEYQVQTGNVLLQYVDDLLIAGNNKEDVRKESIRLLNFLAQKGLRVSQEKLQFVEEKVKYLGHYLFNGKKILDPERIKGILELPMPVTKRQIRQALGLFGYCRQWIENYSFKVKFLYEQLSKDKIPKWTPQDQEQFASLKRELSQAPVLSLPDLKRPFHLFVNIHEGMAFGVLTQEWAGQKKPVAYLSKLLDPVSRGWPSCLQIIVAAALLLEETNRITFNGEVVLYAPHNIRGVLQQKAEKWLTDSRLLKYEGILIESPKLSLRTIEAVNPAEFLYPGESTELVHDCLQTIEQQTRIRPDLEEEELQHGEIFFIDGSSRIVEGKRLSGYAIVKLEKGEFKTIESGPLSASWSAQACELYALWKALVLLKGKDGTIYTDSRYAFGVVHTFGKIWEERGFVNSQGKELIHPELIRRVLGALKMPNKIAVVHIKGHQRGTSYQVRGNNAADTEAKRVAGNYSTILTMQQISVSKNLSFESAEKEKLEQMGAKEQNGKYILPDGREVLPKGIALEIFSKIHSKTHWGTQALVDHFNQQFACIGVYNIAKTVTAPCETCQKVNRNNMRQKPLGGRSPAYRPFSHIQVDFTELPRVGHYKYLLVMVDHLTHYVEAFPTSKATANQVTKVLLEHIIPQYGVPEVIDSDRGTLFVSKIVRDLTESLGIKWEYHTPWHPQSSGKVERKNGEIKTILTKLMIETKLSWIKCLPMALLILRTRPRADVGISAFEMVYGMSYRIESPQTNVLIRDRVINEYVSQLAEHRNKLWEHGLIVQRPPLDLKIHNFKPEDWILVKTWKEETLKPNWEGPYLVLLTTETAVRTAEHGWTHASRIKGPVTRPHWKVISTPVKAAKWEAYVNRQKARNSCSPEDRQKARSSCSPEEFPCCREDGTPRGLKQPSRRARQRRNKLWRKEPEQWDTKAAMAELPQDW from the exons atgggtgaactcttgctcgtccctgaagcagaatttaatctgttaggacgagatttaattgttgaattgcaattagaaattaaagtgaaaaatcaagagctaacggtgtctgcttatcctttgactgtggatgatcaaaaacaaattaaccccgatgtctggtactctccggacacaattagtagactggaaatcccaccgattaaaatccaaatttccgaaccccacatacctgtgagggtaaggcaatatcccatatccctagaaggacggagaggattaaaaccagaaattgaTCGATTATTAGCACAAGGAAtcttagagccttgtatgtcaccctttaacactcccattctgcctgtaaagaaaccaaatgggaaatatcggctcgtacatgatttaagggaaataaacaaaagaactatcacccggttccctgtagtagcaaatccatacacactgctaagcaagctaggaccccataactcctggtatagtgtggctgatttaaaggatgccttttgggcctgtccactggcagaagaatgccgtgattattttgcctttgaatgggaagacatagagacaggccgTAGACAACAATTGAGATGGACCGTGCTCCCCCAagggttcactgagtcccctaatctgtttggacaggccctggaagagctcttaaaagaataccaggtacaaacgggaaacgtgctgttacagtatgtagatgatctgctcatagcagggaataataaggaagatgtaagaaaagaaagcattcgactcctaaactttcttgcacaaaagggactacgggtatcacaagaaaagttacaatttgtggaggaaaaagtgaaatatttggggcattatttgtttaacggcaagaagatattggatccagagcgcattaaaggaattctggaattacctatgcctgtcactaagaggcaaattcggcaggcattagggctatttgggtattgtaggcaatggatagagaactacagctttaaagttaaattcttatatgaacaactgtctaaagacaaaatacccaagtggacccctcaggatcaagagcagtttgccagtctcaaaagggagctaagtcaagcaccggttttaagcctcccagatttaaagcggccattccatttattcGTTAACATACATGAAGGAATGGCATtcggagtattaactcaggaatgggccggacaaaagaaaccggtggcatacctatcaaagctgttggaccctgtgagcaggggttggccgagttgtttacaaatcattgttgctgctgccttattacttgaAGAAACGAATCGTattacctttaatggagaagttgtccTATATGCGCCTCATAATATAAGGGGGGTGcttcaacaaaaagcagaaaaatggcttacagatagccgactattaaagtatgagggaatactCATAGAATCTCCAAAACTATCCCTAAGGACTATCGAAGCGGTTAACCCTGCAGAATTTCTATACCCAGGGGAAAGTACTGAGTTAGTACATGATTGTCTTCAAACGATTGAACAACAAACACGAATTCGACCAGATCTAGAAGAAGAGGAATTACAacatggagaaatatttttcatagatGGGTCATCTCGAATAGTGGAAGGTAAACGATTGTCCGGATATGCCatcgttaagttggaaaaaggagaatttaagacaatagaatcgggccccctgagtgccagctggtcggctcaagcctgtgagctgtatgcattgtggaaagcattagtgttactgaagggaaaggatggaactatatatacagactcacGCTATGCGTTCGGAGTGGTACatacctttggaaaaatatGGGAGGAAAGAGGATTTGttaactcacagggaaaagaactgatacaccCGGAATTAATTCGGCGAGTTCTGGGGGCATTGAAAATgccgaataaaatagcagttgtacatataaagggacaccAGCGAGGTACAAGTTATCAGgttaggggaaataatgcagctgatacagaagcaaaacgagtGGCAGGCAATTATAGTACGATTTTGACTATGCAACAAATAtctgttagtaaaaatttgagttttgagtctgcagaaaaggaaaaactagaacaaatgggagctaaggaacagaatggtaagtacatattgccagatgggagagaagtcttgccgaagggcatagcactcgaaatattttcaaaaatacacagtaaaacacactggggaacccaggcgttagttgatcatttcaatcaacagtttgcctgtataggcgtatataacatagcaaagacagtcacggCACCCTGCGAGACCTGTCAAAAGGTTAatcgaaacaacatgagacaaaaacctcttggaggacgttccccagcatacagacctttttcacacatacaagtggattttactgaaCTACCCAGGGTAGGgcattacaaatatttattagtaatggtggatcatttaacacattatgttgaggcttttcctacctccaaggcaactgctaaccaagttactaaagtgttacttgaacacattatacctcaatatggagtacctgaagtaatcgactcggacagaggaacactctttgtgtcaaaaattgttagagatctaacagaaagcttgggtattaagtgggaataccatactccatggcatccacaaagttcgggaaaagttgaaaggaagaatggagaaatcaaaactattttgactaaattaatgATAGAAACCAAACTATCATGGATTAAGTGCCTACCCATGGCACTATTAattctcagaaccagaccccgagcagatgtaggaatatcagcgtttgaaatggtgtatggaatgtcctatagaattgaaagtccacaaacaaatgttttaattcgagaccgtgtgattaatgaatatgtttcacaattagcagaacatcgtaacaagctttgggaacatggactgaTTGTGCAACGACCCCCGTTGGACTTAAAAATTCACAATTTTAAACCTGAGGACTGGATATTGGTTAaaacgtggaaagaagaaaccctaaaacccaattgggagggaccttatcttGTTTTGCTTACAACAGAAACAGCTGTCCGGACTGCTGAGCATGGATGGACTCATGCCAGTCGCATTAAAGGCCCAGTGAcgagaccccactggaaagtaatcagtactccag ttaaagctgcaaagtgggaagcctatgtaaacaggcagaaagcccgAAACAGCTGTTCTCCTGAAGACAGGCAGAAAGCCCGAAGCAGctgttctcctgaagaattcccttgctgccgagaagatggtacaccccgtggcttgaagcaaccgagtcgacgggcaaggcagaggaggaacaaactgtggagaaaagaaccagaacaatgggacacaaaagcagcaatggccgaacttccccaggactggtaa
- the LOC130149736 gene encoding uncharacterized protein LOC130149736 isoform X2, protein MGELLLVPEAEFNLLGRDLIVELQLEIKVKNQELTVSAYPLTVDDQKQINPDVWYSPDTISRLEIPPIKIQISEPHIPVRVRQYPISLEGRRGLKPEIDRLLAQGILEPCMSPFNTPILPVKKPNGKYRLVHDLREINKRTITRFPVVANPYTLLSKLGPHNSWYSVADLKDAFWACPLAEECRDYFAFEWEDIETGRRQQLRWTVLPQGFTESPNLFGQALEELLKEYQVQTGNVLLQYVDDLLIAGNNKEDVRKESIRLLNFLAQKGLRVSQEKLQFVEEKVKYLGHYLFNGKKILDPERIKGILELPMPVTKRQIRQALGLFGYCRQWIENYSFKVKFLYEQLSKDKIPKWTPQDQEQFASLKRELSQAPVLSLPDLKRPFHLFVNIHEGMAFGVLTQEWAGQKKPVAYLSKLLDPVSRGWPSCLQIIVAAALLLEETNRITFNGEVVLYAPHNIRGVLQQKAEKWLTDSRLLKYEGILIESPKLSLRTIEAVNPAEFLYPGESTELVHDCLQTIEQQTRIRPDLEEEELQHGEIFFIDGSSRIVEGKRLSGYAIVKLEKGEFKTIESGPLSASWSAQACELYALWKALVLLKGKDGTIYTDSRYAFGVVHTFGKIWEERGFVNSQGKELIHPELIRRVLGALKMPNKIAVVHIKGHQRGTSYQVRGNNAADTEAKRVAGNYSTILTMQQISVSKNLSFESAEKEKLEQMGAKEQNETAVRTAEHGWTHASRIKGPVTRPHWKVISTPVKAAKWEAYVNRQKARNSCSPEDRQKARSSCSPEEFPCCREDGTPRGLKQPSRRARQRRNKLWRKEPEQWDTKAAMAELPQDW, encoded by the exons atgggtgaactcttgctcgtccctgaagcagaatttaatctgttaggacgagatttaattgttgaattgcaattagaaattaaagtgaaaaatcaagagctaacggtgtctgcttatcctttgactgtggatgatcaaaaacaaattaaccccgatgtctggtactctccggacacaattagtagactggaaatcccaccgattaaaatccaaatttccgaaccccacatacctgtgagggtaaggcaatatcccatatccctagaaggacggagaggattaaaaccagaaattgaTCGATTATTAGCACAAGGAAtcttagagccttgtatgtcaccctttaacactcccattctgcctgtaaagaaaccaaatgggaaatatcggctcgtacatgatttaagggaaataaacaaaagaactatcacccggttccctgtagtagcaaatccatacacactgctaagcaagctaggaccccataactcctggtatagtgtggctgatttaaaggatgccttttgggcctgtccactggcagaagaatgccgtgattattttgcctttgaatgggaagacatagagacaggccgTAGACAACAATTGAGATGGACCGTGCTCCCCCAagggttcactgagtcccctaatctgtttggacaggccctggaagagctcttaaaagaataccaggtacaaacgggaaacgtgctgttacagtatgtagatgatctgctcatagcagggaataataaggaagatgtaagaaaagaaagcattcgactcctaaactttcttgcacaaaagggactacgggtatcacaagaaaagttacaatttgtggaggaaaaagtgaaatatttggggcattatttgtttaacggcaagaagatattggatccagagcgcattaaaggaattctggaattacctatgcctgtcactaagaggcaaattcggcaggcattagggctatttgggtattgtaggcaatggatagagaactacagctttaaagttaaattcttatatgaacaactgtctaaagacaaaatacccaagtggacccctcaggatcaagagcagtttgccagtctcaaaagggagctaagtcaagcaccggttttaagcctcccagatttaaagcggccattccatttattcGTTAACATACATGAAGGAATGGCATtcggagtattaactcaggaatgggccggacaaaagaaaccggtggcatacctatcaaagctgttggaccctgtgagcaggggttggccgagttgtttacaaatcattgttgctgctgccttattacttgaAGAAACGAATCGTattacctttaatggagaagttgtccTATATGCGCCTCATAATATAAGGGGGGTGcttcaacaaaaagcagaaaaatggcttacagatagccgactattaaagtatgagggaatactCATAGAATCTCCAAAACTATCCCTAAGGACTATCGAAGCGGTTAACCCTGCAGAATTTCTATACCCAGGGGAAAGTACTGAGTTAGTACATGATTGTCTTCAAACGATTGAACAACAAACACGAATTCGACCAGATCTAGAAGAAGAGGAATTACAacatggagaaatatttttcatagatGGGTCATCTCGAATAGTGGAAGGTAAACGATTGTCCGGATATGCCatcgttaagttggaaaaaggagaatttaagacaatagaatcgggccccctgagtgccagctggtcggctcaagcctgtgagctgtatgcattgtggaaagcattagtgttactgaagggaaaggatggaactatatatacagactcacGCTATGCGTTCGGAGTGGTACatacctttggaaaaatatGGGAGGAAAGAGGATTTGttaactcacagggaaaagaactgatacaccCGGAATTAATTCGGCGAGTTCTGGGGGCATTGAAAATgccgaataaaatagcagttgtacatataaagggacaccAGCGAGGTACAAGTTATCAGgttaggggaaataatgcagctgatacagaagcaaaacgagtGGCAGGCAATTATAGTACGATTTTGACTATGCAACAAATAtctgttagtaaaaatttgagttttgagtctgcagaaaaggaaaaactagaacaaatgggagctaaggaacagaatg AAACAGCTGTCCGGACTGCTGAGCATGGATGGACTCATGCCAGTCGCATTAAAGGCCCAGTGAcgagaccccactggaaagtaatcagtactccag ttaaagctgcaaagtgggaagcctatgtaaacaggcagaaagcccgAAACAGCTGTTCTCCTGAAGACAGGCAGAAAGCCCGAAGCAGctgttctcctgaagaattcccttgctgccgagaagatggtacaccccgtggcttgaagcaaccgagtcgacgggcaaggcagaggaggaacaaactgtggagaaaagaaccagaacaatgggacacaaaagcagcaatggccgaacttccccaggactggtaa